In Lysobacter luteus, a single window of DNA contains:
- a CDS encoding LemA family protein yields MRILLVLLLAGLLSGCGYNTIQQKDEAVSAAWSQVLNVYKRRADLVPNLVATVRGYAAHEQQVLTQVTEARSRVGSINVNADDPASIEQFQQAQGQLQSAIGRLLLVSENYPQLKADQNFLQLQAQLEGTENRITVERQRYIEAVQDYNTYIRRFPVNLTAMVFGYDTKPNFSVENEQQIQQPPQVDFGAPAPAPQAPPPQQQPVPQQPAPTGG; encoded by the coding sequence ATGCGGATCTTGCTCGTCCTGCTGCTCGCCGGGTTGCTGAGCGGCTGCGGCTACAACACCATCCAGCAGAAGGACGAGGCCGTCAGCGCGGCCTGGTCGCAGGTGCTCAACGTCTACAAGCGCCGCGCGGACCTGGTGCCCAACCTGGTGGCGACCGTGCGCGGCTACGCGGCCCATGAGCAGCAGGTACTGACCCAGGTCACCGAGGCGCGGTCGCGGGTCGGCTCGATCAACGTCAATGCCGACGACCCGGCTTCGATCGAGCAGTTCCAGCAGGCCCAGGGGCAGCTGCAGAGTGCCATCGGACGCCTGCTGCTGGTCAGCGAGAACTACCCGCAGCTCAAGGCCGACCAGAACTTCCTGCAGCTCCAGGCGCAACTGGAAGGCACCGAGAACCGGATCACGGTCGAGCGCCAGCGCTACATCGAGGCGGTGCAGGACTACAACACCTACATCCGCCGGTTCCCGGTCAACCTGACCGCGATGGTGTTCGGTTACGACACCAAGCCGAACTTCAGCGTCGAGAACGAGCAGCAGATCCAGCAGCCGCCGCAGGTCGACTTCGGTGCGCCGGCGCCAGCGCCACAGGCCCCGCCGCCGCAGCAGCAGCCTGTCCCGCAGCAGCCCGCTCCGACGGGCGGCTGA